TACGTGGGCGCGGGTTGACCGATGCTGACCTTGGCGGCGCGTCCGGCTACATTCTGGAGGAGCTTCGCAAGTGGCTGGTGAAAGAGCGTGACCGGCTGGCAGAGACGCAATTCTTCGGTGACGTATCGGCGGAGCGGATTCAATTCAGGTTGCGGGCGGACCGTGCGGTTTGGGAATTGCCGATGACCTTGGACACGGAGCGGCCTGAGAAGGCGCGTAAATTGGTGCGGCCATCATCGGGCGGCCCCGTAGAGAAGAGTATTTTTGCGCCCGTTTATGAAGAGGATTTCAACACGGATGAGGCGGAGTTTGCCTGCTACTTGGATGAGCAAGCGGCCTTGGACTGGTGGCACCGCAACGTTGCCAAGGCTGGGAACTATGCACTTCAGGGGTGGCGCAAGAATCGGGTTTACCCCGACTTTATTTTTGCGCACCAGAAGTCCGGCAAGAAACAGCGCATTGTGGTTTGGGAGACAAAGGGCGACCAACTTGAGGGGAACCTAGACACCGTGTACAAGCGCAAATTGCTGGACGCGATGTCAAAATCCTTCAAGGCTGAAGACGTGGTTCACGCTGGTGAATTGGAACTGGTGAGCAAGGACGGTGTAAGCGTCAGTTGTGAGATGGTCCTGATGAGCGAATGGAAAGGGCAAATAATCGGCACGCTGGGGTCCGAAGGATAGAGCTTCGGTGGAGTCTTGAGGAAGCGACTCCGGGGCGTAATCGTCTTGGAGCACCCGGAGCGGCTACACAGGTGAACCTATCGGAGCATTCGGATTCCGCGTGTCGTGTAAGAGGGTTTGTTTAGGAGATTTTCAAGTCGGACCGGGGCTAGTCGTTCCGCCACTTGGCGCAATAGCCGCATTCCATTGCAGAGTCCTCAATAGCTGCTTTGATTGCATCTGTCATTTCACGGCGGTCTGAAAAGACACCGTTCAACTCGCCCGAAGAGAATAGGCGATTGCCGCGAATGTATGCCGGAGTGTTGTCGTCTCCGGGTGCGCCATAGACTTCACTGTGGAACTCGCAACGTTTCAACACACCCGCGTCCACTGCAATTTCTTGGGCGATTATCCATTGATCTTGCTCTAATTGCATCTGCCTTTTCGCGAAGCCCATATTCTGCTCCTGCCGTTTTCTGCTCTAAACCACTTCCGCTATTTTGATCGACAATCCTTGCACTAATTGAGTACTCGCCTTACAATTTCCCTCTGGAGGGTAATCCTTCTAAGTCGTTGATTCTAATAATGGTCGGGACGGGCAGATTTGAACTGCCGACCCCTCGCACCCCAAGCGAGTGCTCTACCAGGCTGAGCCACGTCCCGACACGGTTTAGCCGGCTCAGATCGTGTGGACCGAGCCAGCATGGGGTTCTGATTTAGTTTACACGAGCCGCGCTTGATACGGATTTGGGCCCGGCAGAGGAGGGCTAGTGCTTCGGCGGAACGTACTCTGCCGGCAAGGCTGCGCCGTCGCCAAAGAAGAACTCCTGCATCTGTTCAACTAGAAAGCTCTGCGCCTGCGGAGTCCATGGCTGCAGCCGGTATTCATTCAGCAGCATCTTCTGGCGCTCGCTCCACTCTGCCCACGCCTGCTTGGAGACGTTCTTGTAAATCTTCTGACCAAATTCGGAGTCGAAGGGCGGCTCATCGAGACCCTCCATCTCTTTCTTGTTGCGAACGCAAAATACCATGTGTGCCATCGTCATCGGGCTCCTCAATCAATTGTAGGGGATGTTGGACAGCGCCGCTTACTTGCGCGGCCGCCCTTTCTTGGAGAATTTTCGCTTGCCGCCGGGGCGCGTGGCTTCCCTCCGGGAGGCTTTGGCTTTGCCTGACTTCGTAATCGCAGTCTTCTTCGGCGGCTTGCCGGCAATTGTGCCGCCCTTCTTCGATTTGAGCGGGGGGGCTTCTACAAGTGCAAATTGCAGCTTGCGTTCGAGCGCCAAGACGCGGTCCAGAATCACCCGCACCTGGTCGCCCGCGCGGTAAACCCGACCGGTCTGCGCGCCAACAATCTCGCGGGTGTTTTCGCGATACGTGAACCGGTCGCTGACCAGCGTCTCAATCGGCACCAAGCCTTCGACAAACAGGTCTTTCAACTCCACAAACAGGCCGTATTTCGCTGGATTCAGCACCATCGCCTCAAATTCCTCGCCGACGCGATCCTGCATGAAGCGAACCTTCTTCCACTCGACCAATTCGCGCTCAGCGTCGGCGGCGCGACGTTCCGTAATGCTGGTTTCGGAGGCGATGGCTGCCAACTCGGCCTCGGGGATCGGAGGGCCTAAAGGAACCGCGACCTGCTTCGGCGGACGCAGATCGCGAATGCCGAATTTTGCTCCCAAACCCTCACTTGTATGCGACCAGGGCGAATTATGGCGATCTTCGCCAATAGCGCCTTTGCCTGAGACGCCTTCGCGCAGCAGGCTCTTGCTGATGCGATGCACGATCAGATCCGGGTAGCGGCGGATTGGCGAGGTGAAATGCGTGTAGCTGGGCGCAGCCAGCGCGAAATGGCCTTCGTTGATCTCCGAGTACCGCGCCTGCTTGAGCGAACGCAGCATCAGGTAGCTCAAAATCCGCTCCTCTGGCTTGCCTGCGATACGCGCGCTCAGCTTCTGATACATGCGCGGCGTCAC
This portion of the Acidicapsa acidisoli genome encodes:
- a CDS encoding oxidative damage protection protein, producing the protein MAHMVFCVRNKKEMEGLDEPPFDSEFGQKIYKNVSKQAWAEWSERQKMLLNEYRLQPWTPQAQSFLVEQMQEFFFGDGAALPAEYVPPKH